A stretch of the Aegilops tauschii subsp. strangulata cultivar AL8/78 chromosome 4, Aet v6.0, whole genome shotgun sequence genome encodes the following:
- the LOC109741934 gene encoding xylanase inhibitor protein 1 — protein sequence MAPLAARRPACLLALLSVAAALFLTPTALAAGGKTGQVTVFWGRNKAEGSLREACDSGMYTMVTMSFLDVFGANGKYHLDLSGHDLSSVGADIKHCQSKGVPVSLSIGGYGTGYSLPSNRSALDLFDHLWNSYFGGSKPSVPRPFGDAWLDGVDLFLEHGTPADRYDVLALELAKHNIRGGPGKPLHLTATVRCGYPPAAHVGRALATGIFERVHVRTYESDKWCNQNLGWEGSWDKWTAAYPATRFYVGLTADDKSHQWVHPKNVYYGVAPVAQKKDNYGGIMLWDRYFDKQTNYSSLIKYYA from the coding sequence ATGGCGCCGCTCGCAGCCCGGAGGCCAGCCTGCCTCCTGGCCCTCCTCTCCGTCGCCGCGGCCTTATTCCTGACCCCGACGGCCTTGGCGGCGGGGGGAAAGACCGGCCAGGTGACGGTGTTCTGGGGACGGAACAAGGCCGAGGGCTCCCTGCGTGAGGCCTGCGACTCCGGTATGTACACCATGGTCACCATGTCCTTCCTCGACGTCTTCGGCGCCAACGGCAAGTACCACCTCGACCTCTCCGGCCATGACCTCTCCTCCGTCGGCGCCGACATCAAGCACTGCCAGTCCAAGGGCGTCCCTGTCTCCCTCTCCATCGGCGGCTACGGCACCGGCTACTCGCTGCCGTCCAACCGCTCCGCGCTCGACCTCTTCGACCACCTCTGGAACTCCTACTTCGGCGGGTCCAAGCCGAGCGTCCCCCGCCCCTTCGGCGACGCGTGGCTCGACGGCGTCGACCTCTTCCTGGAGCACGGCACGCCGGCGGACCGCTACGACGTGCTGGCGCTGGAGCTGGCCAAGCACAACATCCGCGGGGGCCCGGGGAAGCCGCTGCACCTGACGGCGACGGTCCGGTGCGGGTACCCGCCGGCGGCGCACGTGGGGCGGGCGCTGGCGACGGGGATCTTCGAGCGCGTCCACGTGAGGACCTACGAGAGCGACAAGTGGTGCAACCAGAACCTTGGGTGGGAGGGCTCGTGGGACAAGTGGACGGCGGCGTACCCGGCCACCCGGTTCTACGTCGGGCTCACGGCGGACGACAAGTCCCACCAGTGGGTACACCCCAAGAACGTCTACTACGGCGTCGCGCCGGTGGCGCAGAAGAAGGACAACTACGGCGGCATCATGCTCTGGGACCGATACTTCGACAAGCAGACCAACTACAGCAGCTTGATCAAGTACTACGCCTGA